The stretch of DNA ACGGAAAAGCCTTCTCACACACCGATCCACAACTCGCGCTGATCAGCAAACTCGGCTCGACATGATAATCAAGGAGAAATGATGAAAATTGCCATCACAGCAGATGTCCACCTGACCAGCTACGAAAAACATCCCGAGAGATTTAATGCACTTAAAAATATTCTCGACCAAATGGTTGATCAGAACATCGATAAACTGATCATCGCCGGCGATTTATTCGACGCAGCGTGCGATAACCCGGGTGAGTTTGAAAAGCTGGTTGGTCAGGAAAAATTCAAACACATGATCATTTACATCATCCCGGGAAACCATGATCCCGCCCTATCTTCGGGGTCATTCGCTTTGTCAAACATCAGGTATCTGACTGAACCTGAAAAGATTGCTTTCACGGAAGAGGTTCTATTTCTTTTTCTTCCCTATAAACCCAAAACAAGCATTGGCGAAACACTGGTTGCACATCAAGATTCGATATCGGGTAAAAATTGGGTGCTCGTCTCACATGGGGATTATCTTTCCAGCACAACCCTTCGTAATGATTACGAAGAGGGCGTTTATATGCCCCTTTCAAGGCGCGACATCGAGCTATACCAGCCTGTGAAGATGTTTTTAGGGCATATACACCTGCCTTACAACATGGATAAGTTGTACTATCCGGGTTCCCCCTGCGGCTTGGACATCACTGAAACCGGCATACGGACCTTTCTGATCTATGATACGTTTACCAACGCCGTCGTCCGTCAGCCCGTTAATACAGACGTGATCTATTTTCAGGAGCGATTAACTGTGCTCCCGGTGGAAAATGAGGTTGACTTTATCAAAAATAAGCTTTCCGCGCGAATCTCAGGTTGGAGAGTTGAAGAAAGACACAAAAAGCTGCTGAAGGTGAGAATTTCTGCCCACGGATACTCTGCTAACCGTGAGGTTGTTGGGAAAACGATCATCGATTACCTTCAACAGGAGAATATCAATCTGATTGAGCCACCGGACCTCAGCAAACTTAAAATATCCACCGACCTGACGCGGGCAGATATCATTTTAGCCGTTCAGGAGCGATTGGCTTCTTTGGAGTTGCCTGATGGTCATGATGACCCGGTCCTTGACGATTACATCCTGTCAGCCATGAACCAGGTCTATGGAGGTTAGCCATGCATATACGACTCGAAAATCTTTCGGTTAATCGTCTCGGACCTATTGCATCAATCAAATGGCAATTTAAGGATGTTAACCTGATTTATGGCAAAAACGAGCAGGGAAAAACATTTCTTGTTGAATACCTCTTAAGTTCATTGTTTAAAAATCATTCTAAAACCCGCCCCCTGACAGATTCTGGACAGATCAATATTTCTGGATTGGCTGAGAACGTGATGAGATTTGATCCTAAATCCAGGAAAAAGATTGAGGATTATTTATACCCTGATGACAAGCCGGTGGATCTCTCCCGCCTTTTGGTGGTTAAAGCGGGCGTAACAAAATTTTCATCAGATAGTGAAAAGGGGGTCACAAAGACGGTCCTGAAAGATTACCTGTCCGATCAGCGAGTATTGGATTTGATTTTAAACCAAATACCAAGCAATATTCAAAAAAGCTCCTGGGAGAATGGGCAGCTTATTCCTGGCCAGCAGTCCGGTGATTGCAGGACTTACAATAATTACATCATCGAGCTTCAAAAAATCGATGAACTTCTCGCCGAAGTTGATGAAAAATACACGATGGGTGAAATCATGATCGAAAAACATCAGCTTGAGGAGGTTGATGGTTTGTTGCAGGTTCAGGAACAAGCACGCAGATACAGTGCTTATCAGAAAAACAGCAGAATCAAGGCGCTATCTGAAGAACTTAAACAGCTTCCACAAACAGAATTGGATGCAATCAAAAAAATCAATAATGATGTTCAGAGATTGAAAAAGCAAATTCAAAAAGACAAAGATCAAATCAATGCCCTTGAACTTAAGTGCATCCATTATCACTGGCTGGAAACGGCAATAGCTGAATGTGAAAAGAGACCGGAAGCCCTTTCCCTCAAATCCGATTTATTTTTCACCATCCTGGGAGTTGTCCTGATCGTCACTACGGTTGGACTTGCTTTTTTACAATTACCCTGGGGGGCACTCGCGGCTGGTTTGCTGGCCCTGCTGTTTTTTATATTGATAAGCCGCCGCTATCGGTTGATGGTGCAGCAGCGTGATGATATCGCTGAAATCAACCGGATATTTGCCGGTTATCAGAAGAGGTTTGGTCAAAAAGCACAGGCGATAACGGATTTAAAAAGCAAACATGCGGTGCTACAGCCCGAATATTATGCCTTAGAACAAATCAAATCACAATCTATCGTCAACCAGAGAGAATTGGATCATTTAGAACAAGAGCTTGAAGCCAGACTCTCGGTCTATTGTGCACATACCCCGGATCATGATGACCCGGATGAGCGAATTAATGCGCTGCAGAAAAAGCGAGATCAACTTGAAGAAGCACACAAAAACGAGAACATCGCCCTGGCAGCTTTAGGGGTTGAGCCTGAAGATTATTTCAGTGGCCCGGTTGACATACAATATGATCGGGAGTTGTTTAACAAACTTAACCACCAGAAAAATGAGCTTGTGAGTTCGATCAATAAAAAAGAAACCAGCCTTTTAGCTTTGAAACAACGCATCTGTGACTTCACCTCTTCAGACATAAATTCAGAATGGGACAAAATAATTAATGACTTACGTGTTCACAGGGATAAAACCAGCCAGTTAAAGAAAGAAATTATGGCAAAAATCGGTTCAGGAGCCGTTATCACAAAAGTAATACAAGAAATTCAAGACAGGGAAGATGAGGGCATTGCAAAAGCCCTGGCTGCTGACACCATCTGCGAGCCCATTAAAGCCTTAACCCAAACCTATCAAGGAATCGAGATGGATGGGGATGACATTATTGTATTCAGCGAGAATGAAAGGTTTCCAGTACATCATTTAAGTACCGGAGCACAGGAACAAATTTTGCTGGCTTTAAGAATTGGCATCGCTGCTCACTATTTACAGGACAAAAAGATGTTCTTGATTCTTGATGATGCCTTCCAACATTCGGACTGGCAGCGCCGAGAGTGGATGGTTGACCAGATGGCTTACCTGGCATCAATTGGCTGGCAGATCATCTATTTTGCCATGGATGATCACATCAAAGGACTCTTTGAAGAACGGATAAAACCGAGGTTCATGGATCGCTATGTAATGTTTGAATTGGCAAAATAAACATGATAACACAAATTCGTCAACGCAATCAAGGAGGTTGGAATTGCCCGTTAATTTAATCCTTGCGCCTGCAGCGGCTGGCAAAACCCGTGCCTGCTTGCAGCGTATCCAATCCCTCCACGCCGCCGAGCCTTTCGCGCCCGTCTGGGTGCTGGTACCCGACGCACAAAACGCAGCCTATTTCCGCCAGCGTATGGGGCGCATCGGTGGTGGCATGGGCGTCAATGTAGGCACCTTCAGGGTACTGTTCACCGACCTGCTCGAACGGCAGGGACGCTTCTCACCGGTGATCACCTCTGCCCTGGAACATCGCCTGGTTCAGCAAATTGTAGAGGCAGCCCATACTGCCGGTGAGCTGGATCACTACGCTGCGATCAAAGCCAAGCCGGGGTTTATCAGCATCCTGCAGGATGTTTTCTCCGAACTGCGCAGCGCTTACATTTCCCCTGACCAGTTTTTGGTTTACACGAGCGCGTCTCCCCGAGCCAGGCAAGAATTGGCGACCCTGTATGCCCGTTTCATTGCTCAACTGGAGGAGATCGGCTGGATCGATCATGACGGTCAGGTTTGGGAGGTGATCACCGCCCTGGAAGACGATCTGAAAACGGCAGCTCATATCCGCCTGCTGATCGTCGACGGGTTCAGCGCCTTTGCCGGCGCTCGTCTTGAGTTTCTCAAACGGATCTCGGTCCAGGTGGGCGAGATGCTGATTACCCTGCCCGGTGTGCAGGGCTCAACTCGCGCAGTTGACCGTCGAACCCGGGCGGTAATCCAAACCCTGCTAAACGAACTCTCACCCCGGGTGACCGAACTTTCCAGCGCGCCTTACCTCCCCCGTGAGAGCAAATATCTTGAGCAGCACATCCTGGAACCCGGTGAAACTCCCAAAATGCAAGCTTCCACCCCATTCTTCCTGGAAACTCAAAACCAGGGCGAAGAAGCCCGTGAAGCGCTGCGCTGGGTCAAGCGCCTGTACAAACGCCATGGGGTTCCGCTCTCAGACTGCGCCCTGTTCGTCAGCCACCTGGACACCTACCGACCTCACTTGCGAGCCGCCGCTGATGAGTTTGGGGTCAAAATACGCTTCTCCCACCCGGACAGTCTTATGAAATCACCCGCGGTGCAATCGTTGCTTAATTTACTGGAAATGCCCCCGGAGGACTTCACGACCCGGGCTGTGATCAACGCCCTGCGCTCGCCCTATTTTGATTTCGGACTGGACGAGAAGGATATTGACCATCTGGAATTAGTCAGCCAGGTGGCGCGCATCGTTGTCGGGCAGGAGCAATGGACGGAGGCGTGGGAGATGCTTTCAACAACTCGCCGTGATTCCGAGGAACCTCTGGATGATGAACGCCAGATAAGCAACCCGCTGCGCGCCGTCGATCTTACGGCTTTGCGCCAGCGGTTTGTTCGCTTCTGGCAAGTTTTTGATGGCATCGAAACGCCGCGCACTCAAACTG from Brevefilum fermentans encodes:
- a CDS encoding metallophosphoesterase family protein, translating into MKIAITADVHLTSYEKHPERFNALKNILDQMVDQNIDKLIIAGDLFDAACDNPGEFEKLVGQEKFKHMIIYIIPGNHDPALSSGSFALSNIRYLTEPEKIAFTEEVLFLFLPYKPKTSIGETLVAHQDSISGKNWVLVSHGDYLSSTTLRNDYEEGVYMPLSRRDIELYQPVKMFLGHIHLPYNMDKLYYPGSPCGLDITETGIRTFLIYDTFTNAVVRQPVNTDVIYFQERLTVLPVENEVDFIKNKLSARISGWRVEERHKKLLKVRISAHGYSANREVVGKTIIDYLQQENINLIEPPDLSKLKISTDLTRADIILAVQERLASLELPDGHDDPVLDDYILSAMNQVYGG
- a CDS encoding ATP-binding protein, which codes for MHIRLENLSVNRLGPIASIKWQFKDVNLIYGKNEQGKTFLVEYLLSSLFKNHSKTRPLTDSGQINISGLAENVMRFDPKSRKKIEDYLYPDDKPVDLSRLLVVKAGVTKFSSDSEKGVTKTVLKDYLSDQRVLDLILNQIPSNIQKSSWENGQLIPGQQSGDCRTYNNYIIELQKIDELLAEVDEKYTMGEIMIEKHQLEEVDGLLQVQEQARRYSAYQKNSRIKALSEELKQLPQTELDAIKKINNDVQRLKKQIQKDKDQINALELKCIHYHWLETAIAECEKRPEALSLKSDLFFTILGVVLIVTTVGLAFLQLPWGALAAGLLALLFFILISRRYRLMVQQRDDIAEINRIFAGYQKRFGQKAQAITDLKSKHAVLQPEYYALEQIKSQSIVNQRELDHLEQELEARLSVYCAHTPDHDDPDERINALQKKRDQLEEAHKNENIALAALGVEPEDYFSGPVDIQYDRELFNKLNHQKNELVSSINKKETSLLALKQRICDFTSSDINSEWDKIINDLRVHRDKTSQLKKEIMAKIGSGAVITKVIQEIQDREDEGIAKALAADTICEPIKALTQTYQGIEMDGDDIIVFSENERFPVHHLSTGAQEQILLALRIGIAAHYLQDKKMFLILDDAFQHSDWQRREWMVDQMAYLASIGWQIIYFAMDDHIKGLFEERIKPRFMDRYVMFELAK